From Oryctolagus cuniculus chromosome 17, mOryCun1.1, whole genome shotgun sequence, a single genomic window includes:
- the LOC127485869 gene encoding LOW QUALITY PROTEIN: leucine-rich repeat-containing protein 37A3-like (The sequence of the model RefSeq protein was modified relative to this genomic sequence to represent the inferred CDS: inserted 2 bases in 1 codon) yields MLMQPILLGHQFNPQILQKKSETAPSQENSLATMPSVGYRLQRVKKVIKGPKGLRERHLQEMRKSLGRRRGTWPFAESIGGRRLGRAGSRELKELQVAQRPRQVAGNSLHTEPLLTKEREAAASSFLKKHILGRPSTSPAKSLSEINNKXEDLTYTIFVLEDANARAKNKAAGKPIWHSRQNYRFHKTCSHLVLRTPKAKLSRKFRRKNSLNRLTAGKRPPFPALRSLINSPSGEAFSSPGGLHSQGSPPLREPSIEDTREENHSGGRVFEENVLTENTTAHEETLPGDKMHTDPSATDSAGTEFDLMPTVDQTKETQWEYPSEGTEAPTTPAGFTYPVMLSQGQQFEIQLNQQLQSLIPNTDMKKLISHVIRTLKMDCSEAQVQLPCAKLISKTGILMKLLSEQQEEKIAKEEWDAEQWRTETYINESTEAPSGQKEQESSKVRTGDLHFPIT; encoded by the exons atgcttatgcagcctatcctgttaggtcatcaatttaaccctcaaatcctccaaaagaaatcagaaactgccccgtcacaggagaacagcctggcaaccatgccaagtgtggggtacaggctgcagagagtgaaaaaagtcatcaaggggccaaagggcttacgggaaaggcacctccaggagatgaggaagagcctcgggaggagacggggcacctggccctttgcggagagcattgggggaagaaggcttgggagagcaggctccagggagctgaaggagcttcaagtggctcagaggcccaggcaggtggccggaaactccttgcacacggagcccttgctcacaaaggaacgtgaggctgcagcctcctctttcctgaagaaacacatcctgggcaggccttctacctcccctgcaaaatctctctctgagatcaacaacaa ggaggacttaacctacaccatttttgtcttagaagatgccaatgctagagccaaaaataaggcggcagggaaaccaatctggcattccagacagaattaccgctttcataaaacttgctctcacctggtcctccgaacccccaaggccaaactgagtcgaaagttcagaaggaaaaattccctcaacaggctgacggctgggaagaggcctccgttccctgcactgcggagtctcataaactccccctccggagaggctttctcatcccctggaggcctgcattctcaggggagtcctcctctgagagaaccttctatagaagacactagggaggaaaaccattccggagggcgtgttttcgaagaaaatgttttgacagaaaacaccactgcacatgaagaaacgctccctggcgacaaaatgcacacagatccttcagctacagattctgctgggaccgagttcgacctaatgccgactgtggaccaaaccaaggaaacacagtgggaataccccagcgagggcactgaagcccccaccacgcccgcaggcttcacctaccccgtgatgctgtcccaggggcaacagtttgaaattcagctgaatcagcagctacAGTCCCTTATCCCCAACACGGACAtgaaaaagctcatttctcacgtcatccgcactctgaaaatggactgctctgaggcccaggtgcaactgccctgtgccaagctcatctccaaaacaggcatcctgatgaagctcctcagtgagcagcaggaagaaaagatagccaaggaagaatgggatgcagagcagtggaggaccgagacctatatcaatgagagtacagaagccccgagtggacagaaagagcaggagtcgagtaaggtgaggacaggagacctgcactttcccatcacttag
- the LOC138846311 gene encoding leucine-rich repeat-containing protein 37A3-like yields the protein MEGQTQNPETQEPIQSSSAQQEEQVPPPQPVEPDELSSPQQEGPGADLQQPEEEASPLQQEAPAQNPFATAEVAGQASVYHDPNTPSSPQIVALQANFPSVTLKPADTELTEASGAGEEVQSTPSTEQAPAQPLGHPEGVGLPSAQQEAPVQTPEFPGRVESWTQEGLAQTSDLPEETGPFSTQNDATAQPSEYAEEVSPSVGQQGAPAQPPGLPVNTEYSSSNQEQPAQPSESPEIEPSRSQLEAPEKPSALPVEVKSPVQQDPRAQALESPEETIIAQTPQIQKGTDWSPDQNQVHRYNLPNVTIKPADVALTITPEPTMEWDSSPAQQEGSAQTPGPSVETEPYISDQEQPTQYVESSVENKPSPAQQETPYQTLGPSLETEASPAQQEPPEQTPVPSAETEPSPFQQAPRAHTARPSVEAEPSPREQEQIAQYAEALVETQPPPGPPVETEPSLREQQQIAQYVEALVETQAPPGQLEALALTPVPPMETEPYISEQEQPRRPSESSEEVESSGKKTEVPAQPPSHHTVTILPPGHHQVQQYDLPNVTTKPPDLQLTLTPKPAAEVETFPVSHEVTTTQASVPALPPTPLEEVEPLPIQSPEVMQDEKPSMTQQEETAEILQAPEEAAPSPIHQEAQAHASVFPTEHEPLKDQEADTAQQPKPPEEDEHSPLPGVPAQPEQLKEPSPSQQGISVPPLERPVSAYQLPLQQGNTNQPSDIFPEMSDAIPMNMTFSPHIPEEILRTQHLRMSKTKPKHVDIDLTRTLKPTPEVYPYWSQQEGPAQPTVPTKQVEFSPTQLGPPLAKPPALPEKMELSPAEPLEPLKNAEQAPVQNVAPAKPQDFPDTQSSVTQQELQTQQPNLTKVTGQPLDAELTITTQPGMEGGLSPIMQEAPVQLPGPSKEGIAQPPGYQGVTVPTPAQDQAPFPKSPRITFQPFDLALTITPQPITEAELATNVQETPPKESVAQPPVHHEGQNQPPLSPSVTNQPLDLALTITTEPTTEAEHPADLSKTTAPSPNLTPVTTQHLDLGLTITPETSSMVTEPSTDMQETSSQPPMEGVTQSPIHQEVTVPTLGHNQAQYPTLPHITVQPLDTVLTINAKRTRKAEHSTALKKTKVPPVLHEEVLSQPDQVQAQHPTLTEVTVQPFDVELTLTPESVVEGEPLPTMQETSGQPPGPHNEVVCQPPVYYEMVVPKPSQDQTPHPMSPSATAEPSKLESTITQVPTTQDEHSTAFKSISPPPYPMYPEVTFSPPVQIQTQYTNLPQVTVKPLDLEITQTPQRTTEATPSTTMQMTLTQSTEPLKELVTQSPGDNEMTVPTAGQHQAQHPTSPSVIAQPSKMELTRTLVPTAKAGHSPSLKKTTDLHPGQVQTQHSTLTEVTDQPLNAAATINVCELCTCKDETLSCTGLSPVQKLHRVPVPEPNSYNGTFSILDLSCNKMESIERRAFESLPFLQSINLGCNLLTELSFGTFQAWHGMQFLHNV from the exons ATGgaaggccagactcaaaatccagagactcaggagcccatccagtcctcctctgcacagcaagaagaacaagttccgcctccacagcccgttgaaccagatgaactttcttcaccccagcaagagggcccaggtgcagacCTGCAGCAGCCCGAGGAAGAAGCATCTCCGTTGCAGCAGGAGGCCCCCGCTCAGAATCCATTTGCTACTGCAGAAGTAGCAGGTCAGGCATCAGTGTATCACGATCCTaacactccatcctcacctcagattgtagctctccaagcaaacttccccagcgtcacactgaaacctgcagacacggagctgacagaagcctcaggggcaggtgaggaagttcagtctactccaagcacggagcaggctccagctcagcctctggggcatcctgagggagtgggactcccctcagcccaacaagaggccccagtgcagactccggaattccctgggagggtggaatcttggactcaagagggtctagctcagacctcagatctccctgaggagactggacctttctctacccaaaacgatgccacagctcagccctcagagtatgctgaggaagtcagcccatctgtaggccagcagggggccccagctcagcctccaggcctgcctgtgaaCACTGAATATTCCTCCAGCAATCAGGAGCAGCCTGCTCAGCCTTCTGAGTCTCCAGAGATCGAACCTTCTAGAAGCCAACTGGAAGCCCCGGAGAAGCCTTCGGCACTCCCTGTGGAAGTCAAATCTCCAGTACAGCAAGATCCCCGAGCTCAAGCGCTAGAATCTCCTGAAGAGACTATCATAGCTCAGACTCCACAGATTCAGAAGGGGACGGACTGGTCTCCAGATCAGAATCAAGTTCATCGTTATAACCTGCCCAATGTTACCATCAAGCCTGCAGATGTGGCGCTGACCATAACTCCGGAGCCCACCATGGAGTGGGACTCTTCTCCAGCgcagcaggagggctctgctcagacTCCGGGCCCTTCTGTGGAGACAGAACCCTATATTAGTGATCAGGAGCAGCCCACTCAGTATGTTGAGTCTTCTGTAGAGAACAAAccctctccagcccagcaggagacCCCATATCAAACTCTGGGCCCTTccctggagacagaagcttctccagcccagcaggaaCCCCCAGAGCAGACTCCGGTCCCTTCTGCAGAGACGGAACCTTCCCCATTCCAGCAGGCACCCAGAGCTCACACTGCACGCCCTTCCGTGGAGGCAGAACCTTCTCCCCGTGAACAGGAGCAGATAGCTCAGTATGCGGAGGCTCTGGTGGAGactcagcctcctccaggccctcctgTGGAGACAGAGCCTTCTCTCAGAGAACAGCAGCAGATTGCTCAGTACGTGGAGGCCCTGGTGGAGACTCaagctcctccaggccagctggagGCCCTAGCTCTGACTCCAGTCCCTCCTATGGAGACCGAACCTTATATCAGTGAGCAGGAGCAACCAAGGCGGCCCTCTGAGTCTTCTGAGGAGGTTGAATCttctggaaagaagacagaagtcccagcccagcctccaagtCATCACACAGTGACCATTTTACCTCCCGGTCACCATCAAGTTCAGCAGTACGACTTGCCCAATGTGACTACTAAACCTCCAGACCTGCAGCTGACCCTAACACCAAAACCTGCAGCagaagtggaaacatttccagtcagccacgaggtcacaacaactcaggcctcagtcccagctctgcctccaacgcctcttgaagaggttgaaccactgccaattcaatctccagaagttatgcaggatgagaaaccctctatgacccagcaggaggaaacagctgaaattttacaggcccccgaagaggctgcaccttctccaatccatcaggaagcccaagctcacgcctcagtgttccctacggagcatgagcctttgaaagaccaggaggcagacacagctcagcagccaaagcccccagaagaggatgagcactccccacttccaggggtcccagctcagcctgaacaactgaaggaaccttcaccaagccagcaggggatttccgttccacctctagagcgccccgtgagtgcttaccaattaccactccaacagggaaacacaaaccagccttcagatatcttcccagagatgagtgatgctatcccaatgaatatgacattttcacctcatattccagaagaaatactcagaactcagcatttaaggatgtctaaaaccaaaccaaaacatgtggatattgaccttaccagaaccctaaagcccactccagaagtttatccttactggagtcagcaggaaggacctgcccagcctacagttcccaccaagcaagttgaattttctccaacccagcttgggcctcctcttgccaagcctccagcactgcctgaaaagatggaactttctccagctgAGCCTCTAGAGCCCCTCAAGAATGCAGAACAAGCTCCAGTGCAAAATGTAGCCCCAGCCAAGCCACAAGACTTCCCTGACACTCAATCATCTGTAACCCAGCAGGAGCTTCAAACTCAGCAACCAAACCTGACCAAAGTCACAGGTCAACCTTTGGATGCGGAACTCACCATAACTACACAACCTGGAATGGAAGGCGGACTTTCTCCAATCATGCAGGAGGCCCCAGTTCAGCTTCCAGGGCCATCTAAGGAAGGTATAGCTCAACCCCCAGGATATCAGggggtgacagttccaacaccagctcaggatcaagctccgtttccaaaatcaccccgcatcacatttcaaccttttgatctggcacttacaataactccacagcccattacagaggctgaacttgccacaaatgtgcaggagactccacctaaagaatctgtagctcagccaccagtgcatcatgagggtcaaaatcaacctccactatcacccagtgtcacaaatcaacctttagacctggcacttaccattactacagaacctactacagaggctgagcatcctgcagacctgagcaagactacagctccatctccaaacctgactccagtcacaactcaacatctggacctgggacttaccataactccagaaaccagcagtatggtgactgaaccctctacagacatgcaggagacctccagtcaacctcccatggagggtgtaacccaatctccaatacatcaagaggtgacagttccaacactgggtcataatcaagctcaatatccaacattgcctcacatcacagttcagcctttggacacagtgcttaccataaatgcaaagcgtaccaggaaggctgaacattctacagccctgaagaagactaaagtacctcccgtgctccatgaggaggtactttcacaaccagaccaggttcaggctcagcatccaaccctgacagaagtcacagttcaaccttttgatgtagaacttaccctaactccagaatctgttgtggagggtgaaccactcccaaccatgcaggagacttcagggcagcctccagggccacataatgAAGTGGTCTGTCAGCCTCCAGTTTATTATGAGATGGTAGTTCCAAAACCAAGTCAAGATCAAACTCCGCATCCAATGTCACCCAGTGCCACAGCTGAACCTTCGAAGTTAGAGTCAACCATAACTCAGGTACCCACTACACAggatgaacattctacagccttcaagtctatatctcctcctccttatccaatgtaccctgaggtgacattttcacctccagtccagattcagactcagtatacaaacctgcctcaagtcacagtcaagcctctggacctggaaattacccaaactccacaacgtactacagaggctacaccttctactaccatgcaaatgaccctaactcagtctacagagccactaaaggagctcgtaactcagtccccaggggacaatgagatgacagttccaacagcaggtcagcatcaagctcagcacccaacatcacccagtgtcATAGCTCAGCCTTCCAAGATGGAGCTTACCAGAACTCTGGTACCCACTGCAAAAGCTGgccattctccatccctgaagaagactacagatctgcatccaggccaggttcagactcagcactcaaccctaactgaagtcacagatcaacccctgaatgcggctgccaccataaatgtctgtgagctctgcacctgcaaagatgagacactttcgtgcactggcctcagcccagtgcagaagcttcacagagttcctgtaccagagcccaacagctacaacggcaccttcagcatatt agatttatcctgcaacaaaatggagtctATCGAAAGACGTGCATTTGAGTCACTCCCTTTTTTGCAGTCTAT aaatcttggttgcaatttactgacagaactgagctttgggacatttcaggcgtggcatggaatgcagtttttgcacaatgtgtaa